Genomic window (Streptomyces liliiviolaceus):
CAGCGTGCAGTGGTGCTCCCGGGCGAGCGCGAGCAGGCTTCGGTGGAGGTCGGGACCCCACTCGATGTCCGCCGTTCCGCCCGCGTAGTCGCTGATCTCGGGTCGCGGCCGGTCCGTCGGCAGGGCCAGTTCCACCGGGAGACCGGCCAGCCGCTCGCGCCAGTGGGTCAGCTGACGGGACAGCACACTGTCGGGGTCGTCCTCACTGCCCAGCAACTCCCTTTGCCACAGCGCGTGGTCGGCGTACTGCACCGGCAGTTCGTCCCAGCGCGGAGTCTCGCCCCGGGTGCGGGCGGCGTAGGCGGTGGAGAGGTCGCGCAGGAGCGGGTCGAGCGACCAGCCGTCGCAGATGATGTGGTGGAACACCAGCAGCAGGACCTGCTCCTCGTGGCCCGTCGTGAACAGGTGGGCGGCCAGGGGAGGTTGTGCGGCCGGGTCGAAGCGCTGGTCCGCCGCCGTGCGGATCGCCGCACCGAGTTCGGCCCCGGGCACCTCGCGGTGCACCAGTACCGGCCGGAACGTGCCCGGCGCGAGCACCGACTGCGCCGGCCGGTCGCCCCGTTCGACGAAGACCGTCCGCAGACTCTCGTGCCGGTCGATGACGTCGGACCACGCCTGTTGGAGGGCGTCCCGGTCCAGCGGACCCGACAGGCGCAGGGCGACGGGGAGGTTGTAGCTGGTGCCCGTCTCCTCCCACTGGTCGAGGAACCACAGCCGCTGCTGGGCGTAGGACAGCGGCAGCACGTCCGGGCGCTTTCCCGCCCGGAGCGCGGGCCTGCCGGGGAGCACTTCGTCGAGGCTGTCCGCCAGCCCGGCCACGGTCGGGGTGGCGAACAGCAGCCGGGCCGGCAGTTCCACGCCCAGCACGGAGCGCGCCCTGCTGCTGAGGCGCACGGCCAGCAGGGAGTGGCCGCCGAGCTCGAAGAAGCCGTCGTCGATGCCCACCTCGTCACGGCCGAGCACGTCCGCGAACAGTCCGCACAGCAGCTCCTCGCGGAGGGTGCGCGGTGCGCGCCGGGTGCCGGTGGGGTAGACCGGTTCCGGCAGCGCGGCGACGTCGACCTTTCCGTTCGGGGTCAGCGGCAGTTCGTCGATGACGACGATCGCGGCGGGCACCATGTGGTCCGGCAGGTTCTGCCGTACGAACTCGCGCACCCGTCGCACGTCGGGTTCCGTGTCCCGCGCGAGCACGTAGCCGACGAGCCGTGCGTCCCCGGGCCGGTCCTCGCGCAGGACCGCCACCGCGTGCGCGACCTCCTCGTGGCGGGCCAGTGCCGCCTCGACCTCGCCGAGTTCCACGCGGAAACCGCGGATCTTGACCTGGTCGTCGGCCCGGCCGAGGAACTCCAGCGCACCGTCGTCGGTCCACCGGACCAGGTCGCCCGTGCGGTACATGCGCCGGCCGGAGCGGAACGGGTTCGCGACGAACCGCTCGGCGGTGAGACCGGGGCGGTTCACATAGCCGCGCGCCAACTGGGCCCCCGCGACGTACAGTTCGCCGATCACCTTCGGCGGGACGGGACGCAGGGCCGGGTCGAGCACGAACACGTCCACGCCGGGGATCGGCCGGCCGATCAGGGGGCGGTCGCCGTCGTCCGTCGTCCAGAAGAGGGAGTCGACCGTGGTCTCGGTCTGTCCGTAGATGTTGTAGGCGGTGATCCCCCCGGTCTCCCGGAGCCGTGTCCACAGCTTCTCGCCCACCGTCTCCGCGCCGGTCATCAGCACCGCCGGCGGCGTCCGGTCCGGGTCGAGCATCCCCTGCCGGATCAGCTCCTCGGCGTAACTGGGCATCACGTCCAGGGCGTCGATGCCGCACCGGTCCAGGTAGCGGGCCATGGCGGCGGGGTCGCGGCGGGTGTCGTCGCCGATCAGGTGGAGTTCGTGGCCGACGGCCTGCCACAGCAGGGCGACGACCGAGGTGTCGAAGGAGAGGGACGCGGTCAGCGCCATGCGGCAGCGCCCCGAGTCGCGGGTCCGCTCGGCGGTGGCGACGACCTCCTCGCGGTAGAAGGCGAGCAGGTTGGCCAGTCCGCCGTGCGTCACCATCACGCCCTTGGGCACACCGGTCGACCCCGAGGTGTAGACGACGTAGGCCGGATGGTCCGCGGCGAGCGCGACCGTGAGTTCCTCCGGCGATTCGCCGTCGGGTGCGGGGCGGTCGACGAGCACCGGGTCGGGTACGGGCAGCGACGCGGCGGACGCGCTGTCGGTGACGACCAGGGCGGCGGCGGAGTCCGCCAGCAGGTGGGCGATCCGCCGGGCCGGGTACGCCAGGTCGACGAAGAGGAAGGCGGCGCCCGACCTCAGTACCGCCAGCAGGGCGATCACCAGGTCCGTGGTCCTGGGCAGGGCCACCGCCACCACCCGGTCCGGGCCCGCGCCCCGGCTCACGAGGTGGCGGGCGAGCCGGGTGGCACGTGCGTCGAGTTCGGCGTAGGTCAGCGCGGTGTCCTCGAAGACCAGCGCCGTCGCGTCGGGCGTACGGGCGGCCTGCTCCCGGAACGCGTCGGGCAGGAACACGGTCCGCGGCGCGGGTACGGGCACGGGTCGCTCGGCGAGGAGGCGTCGCCGTTCCTCGTCCGAGAGCACGTCGACGGCGCCGATCGGCCGTTCCGGGGCGGCGAGCACCTGCTCCAGCAGCCGTCGCAGCCGTGCCACGAGCTGTTCGGCGGTGGTCCGGTCGAACAGTTCCTCGGCGTACTCCAGGTAGCCGGTGAGTCCGGCCGGTGCGCCCCGGTCGTCGCGCCCGTCGACCAGTTCGAGACTGAGGTCGAACTTCGCGATGTCCCAGCTCACCGGGGCGTGGCCGGTCTCCAGTCCGGCGAAGTCCGCGGTGGTGGTCTCGCCGTGCTGCACCTGGATCATGACCTGGAACAGGGGGTTGCGGGACAGTGACCGCTCGGGCCTCAGGACCTCGACGAGCCGCTCGAAGGGGACGTCCTGGTGGGCGAACGCCTCCAGGTCGGTGTCCCGGACCCGGCGCAGCAGTTCGGTGAACCCCGGATCGCCCGCGGTGTCGGTGCGCAGCACCAGGGTGTTGACGAAGAACCCGACCAGATCGTCGAGCGCGCTGTCCGTCCGGCCCGCCACCGGGGTGCCGAAGGGGATGTCGGTGCCCGCGCCCATCCGGGTCAGCAGGGCCGCGCATCCCGCCTGCAGCACCATGAACAGCGTGCAGCCGGCGGACCTGGCGAGTTCGAGCAGCCCGCGGTGCAGCTCCGGCTCCCAGTCGATGGCCACCGTGCCACCGGAGTGCGCCGCCACCGCGGAACGCGGCCGGTCCACCGGCAGCGTCAGCTCCGCCGGCAGGTCGGCCAACCGGTTTTGCCAGTAGGCGGACTGACGGGACATCAGGCTGTTGGGGTCGTCGTCGGCGCCGAGCAGTTCTCGCTGCCACAGCGTGTAGTCGGCGTAGCGCACGGGCTGCGGCGCCCAGTCCGGCGCGCTCCCCTCGCGGCGGGCGGTGTACGCCAGGCCGAGGTCCCTCAGCAGCGGGTTCAGGGACCAGCCGTCGGCCGCGATGTGCTGGATGACCAGCAGCAGGACGTGCTCCTCCCGGCCGAGCGGGAACAGGGTGGCCCGGACGGGCGCGTCCGCGGTGAGGTCGAACCGGTGGCGGACCCGCTCCGCCATGGCGTCGGCGACGTCCGGCTGCGCCACCTCGACGACCTCGATCGCGGGGACGGAGTCCAGCACGACCGGGTGCGGTTCACCGCCCTCCTCGGGGAAGACCGTGCGCAGGCTCTCGTGCCGCCGCACCACGTCGGCGAGCGCCTGGGCCAGCGCGTCCCGGTCCAGCGCCCCGGTGAGACGGACCGCGACGGGCACGTTGTACGTTCCGTCGTCGCCCTCCATCCGGTTCAGGAACCACAGCCGCCGCTGGGCGGGCGACAGCGGCACCGGTTCCGTCCCCGTCCGGGCGGTCAGCGCGGGGCGCGCGGCGCCGGTCAGCCGGGCCAGTCCGGCCACCGTGGGTTCGGCGAACAGGTCCCGGATCTCGAACCCCTCCCCCAGGACCGACCGGATCCGGGAGAGCAGCCGCAGGGCCAGCAGGGAGTGCCCGCCCAGGTCGAAGAAGTGGTCGTCGATCCCCACGCGGGGCACCCCGAGCACTTCCGCGAAGAGTTCGCACAGGATCTCCTCGCGCGGGCTGCGCGGCTCCCGCACGGCGTGCGCGGTGCGGTCGGGCTCCGGCAGCGCGGCCCGGTCGAGCTTCCCGTTCACCGTCGTCGGCATGGCCTCGACCAGGACCACCGCGGCGGGGACCATGTAGTCGGGCACGCTGTCCGCCGCGAACCGGCGGAGTCCGCGGTCGGTGAGGCCCGGTGACCGGGGCACCACGTACGCCACCAGGCGCTGGTCGCCCGGCCGGTCCTCCCTGAGGACGACCGCGGCCTGGACGACCTCGGGGTGGCCGGCCAGTACCGCCTCGATCTCGCCGAGCTCCACACGGAAGCCCCGGATCTTCACCTGGGCGTCCGCGCGGCCGACGTACTCCAGCTCGCCGTCGGCGGTCCAGCGGGCCAGGTCGCCGGTCCGGTACATGCGCTCCCCGGCCGCGAACGGGCAGGCCACGAATCTCTCGGCGGTCAGCGCGGGCCGCCCGGCGTATCCCCTGGCGAGCTGGATCCCGCCCAGGTACAGCTCGCCCACCACCCCCGGCGGCACCGGCCGCAGCCCGCCGTCCAGCACGTACGCCGACACATTGGCCAGCGGCCGGCCGATCGGCACCGCACTTCCCTCGTCGTCGGGGCGGCACTGCCAGTAGGTCGCGTCGACGGCGGCCTCGGTCGGTCCGTAGAGGTTGTGCAGTTCGGTGGAGCCGAGCGTGGCGAACAGTTCGCGCTGTGTCTCCGCGGGCAGGGCCTCGCCGCTGCAGATGATCCGGCGCAGGCCCGTGCAGTGGGCCGCGGCGGGCTCCCGGAGGAACGCCTGCAGCATCGAGGGCACGAAGTGGGTGACGGTCACCGATTCGCGCCGGATCAGTGCGGCGAGGTAGGCGGGGTCGCGGTGGCCGCCGGGCTTCGCGATCACCAGGGCGGCCCCGGAGATCAGTGGCCAGAAGAACTCCCACACCGATACGTCGAACCCGGCCGGGGTCTTCTGCAGGACCCGGTCGGCGCCGGTGAGCCGGTACCGGTCCTGCATCCACAGCAGCCGGTTGACGACGGCGGCGTGCGGGACCACGACCCCCTTGGGGCGTCCGGTGGATCCGGAGGTGAAGATGACATAGGCGGCGTGCGCCGGGAGCGGTCGCACGAGGGGGGCGGAGACCGGCTCGATGGGCTCGTCGAGCAGCAGCTTCGGCGTGGCGCCGGGGACGGCGCCGGCGTTCTCCGAGTCGGTCAGCACGAGGAGTGGCCCGGCGTCCGCGACCATCGCGGCGATCCGCCCGGCGGGATGGTCCAGGTCCACCGGGAGGTAGGCCGCGCCCGCTTTGACGACCGCGAGGATCGCGACCACCAGGTCCACCGAGCGGGGCAGTGCCACGGCCACGATCCGGTCGGGACCGGCGCCCCGGTGGGCGAGTTGCGCCGCCAGCCGGTCCACCCGTGCGGCCAGTTCGGCGTAGCTCAGCCGCTCGTCGGCCGCGACCAGGGCCGGCGCGTCCGGGGTGCGCCGGACCTGCTCCGACCACAGCTCGGCGAGCGTCACCGCGGGCAGCTCGACCGCGGTGTCGTTCCACCGCCGTACGACCCGGTCGTGCTGCTCGGGCGACAGCAGGGTCAGCGCGGACAGCGGTCGGTCCGGGTCCTCCGCCACCTGTTCGAGGAGCAGCACCAGCCGGTCGGCGAGCTCGGCCGCCTGTGCGGCGGTGAACAGGTCCGGGCGGTAGTGCAGGCGCAGCGCGAGCCGCTCGCCCGGTTCGACGGCGAGGGTCAGCGGAAAGTGCGCGCTGTCCCGGAACGTGACGGCCACCTGGAGTTCGCCGTCGGGCGAGTCGACCTTGTAGTCGTGCATCGGGAAGTTGTCGAAGACGACGTTGGTGTCGAAGAGCGCGGTGGGGAAGCCGGCCAGGCGCTGGATCTCCGTCAGGCCGAGGTGGTCGTGGTCGAGCGAGGCGGCGCGGCCCGCCTGGATCTGCTCGAACAGCGCGCTCAACGAGGCCGCCCGGTCCAGCCGTACCCGTACCGGGACCGTGTTGATGAGCATCCCGATCATCGAGTCCGCGCCGGTCAGCTCCGCCGGACGGCCGCTGACCGTGGAGCCGAACACCACGTCGTCGCGGCCGGTGAGCGAACCGACCAGGACGGCCCAGACGCCCTGGCACACCGTGTTGAGCAGGACGTGGCTCCGCCGGGCGTGCGCGGTCAGCAGCGCCGTCGTCCCCGACGGCAGCAGCACCTCGACCTCCTCGGGCGGCGGACCGCTGCGGGAGTCGGCGGACGCGACGAGCGTGGGCTCGGCGACGCCCTCCAGGGCGGCCGCCCAGTGCCGCTCCGCGCCGGCCCGGTCCTGTCGGGCCAGCCATGCCAGGTGGTCCCGGTAGGGACGTACGGGCGGCAGGCCCTCGGTGCCGCCCGCCTGCGAGTACACCGCGAAGAGTTCCTGGAACAGCAGGGCGAAGGACCAGCCGTCCAGCAGGAGATGGTGGGCGGTCACGAGCAGCCGGTGGTGGTCGGCGGTGTGCCGGACGAGGGTGAACCGGATCAGCGACGATCCGCCGACGTCGATGCCGCGGTCCCAGTCCTGCTCGGTCAGTTCGGCGATCCGTTCCGCCGCGTCCTCCTGACCGATCTCGATCTCCTGCCAGTCCAGGGGGACTTCGCGGCGGACCACCCGGATCGGTTCGCCCGACTTCCGGTACCGGAATCCGGAGCGCAGGGTGGCGTGGCGCCGTATCACGGTGTCCGCGGCGGCCTTCAGGAGCGCGGAATCCACCGGCCCTTCGAGATCCACCGCGAATTGCGCGAGGTAGGGACTGTGCTTTTCCCGGTCGAACAGCGCGTGAAAGAGAAGGCCTTCCTGCAGGGGTGACAGGGGAAGGACGTCTTCGACTACCGACTGGTTCATCTTGAGTGTCAACTTCCTCAGAAAGCCCGCAGATCGGATTCGATC
Coding sequences:
- a CDS encoding amino acid adenylation domain-containing protein, which gives rise to MNQSVVEDVLPLSPLQEGLLFHALFDREKHSPYLAQFAVDLEGPVDSALLKAAADTVIRRHATLRSGFRYRKSGEPIRVVRREVPLDWQEIEIGQEDAAERIAELTEQDWDRGIDVGGSSLIRFTLVRHTADHHRLLVTAHHLLLDGWSFALLFQELFAVYSQAGGTEGLPPVRPYRDHLAWLARQDRAGAERHWAAALEGVAEPTLVASADSRSGPPPEEVEVLLPSGTTALLTAHARRSHVLLNTVCQGVWAVLVGSLTGRDDVVFGSTVSGRPAELTGADSMIGMLINTVPVRVRLDRAASLSALFEQIQAGRAASLDHDHLGLTEIQRLAGFPTALFDTNVVFDNFPMHDYKVDSPDGELQVAVTFRDSAHFPLTLAVEPGERLALRLHYRPDLFTAAQAAELADRLVLLLEQVAEDPDRPLSALTLLSPEQHDRVVRRWNDTAVELPAVTLAELWSEQVRRTPDAPALVAADERLSYAELAARVDRLAAQLAHRGAGPDRIVAVALPRSVDLVVAILAVVKAGAAYLPVDLDHPAGRIAAMVADAGPLLVLTDSENAGAVPGATPKLLLDEPIEPVSAPLVRPLPAHAAYVIFTSGSTGRPKGVVVPHAAVVNRLLWMQDRYRLTGADRVLQKTPAGFDVSVWEFFWPLISGAALVIAKPGGHRDPAYLAALIRRESVTVTHFVPSMLQAFLREPAAAHCTGLRRIICSGEALPAETQRELFATLGSTELHNLYGPTEAAVDATYWQCRPDDEGSAVPIGRPLANVSAYVLDGGLRPVPPGVVGELYLGGIQLARGYAGRPALTAERFVACPFAAGERMYRTGDLARWTADGELEYVGRADAQVKIRGFRVELGEIEAVLAGHPEVVQAAVVLREDRPGDQRLVAYVVPRSPGLTDRGLRRFAADSVPDYMVPAAVVLVEAMPTTVNGKLDRAALPEPDRTAHAVREPRSPREEILCELFAEVLGVPRVGIDDHFFDLGGHSLLALRLLSRIRSVLGEGFEIRDLFAEPTVAGLARLTGAARPALTARTGTEPVPLSPAQRRLWFLNRMEGDDGTYNVPVAVRLTGALDRDALAQALADVVRRHESLRTVFPEEGGEPHPVVLDSVPAIEVVEVAQPDVADAMAERVRHRFDLTADAPVRATLFPLGREEHVLLLVIQHIAADGWSLNPLLRDLGLAYTARREGSAPDWAPQPVRYADYTLWQRELLGADDDPNSLMSRQSAYWQNRLADLPAELTLPVDRPRSAVAAHSGGTVAIDWEPELHRGLLELARSAGCTLFMVLQAGCAALLTRMGAGTDIPFGTPVAGRTDSALDDLVGFFVNTLVLRTDTAGDPGFTELLRRVRDTDLEAFAHQDVPFERLVEVLRPERSLSRNPLFQVMIQVQHGETTTADFAGLETGHAPVSWDIAKFDLSLELVDGRDDRGAPAGLTGYLEYAEELFDRTTAEQLVARLRRLLEQVLAAPERPIGAVDVLSDEERRRLLAERPVPVPAPRTVFLPDAFREQAARTPDATALVFEDTALTYAELDARATRLARHLVSRGAGPDRVVAVALPRTTDLVIALLAVLRSGAAFLFVDLAYPARRIAHLLADSAAALVVTDSASAASLPVPDPVLVDRPAPDGESPEELTVALAADHPAYVVYTSGSTGVPKGVMVTHGGLANLLAFYREEVVATAERTRDSGRCRMALTASLSFDTSVVALLWQAVGHELHLIGDDTRRDPAAMARYLDRCGIDALDVMPSYAEELIRQGMLDPDRTPPAVLMTGAETVGEKLWTRLRETGGITAYNIYGQTETTVDSLFWTTDDGDRPLIGRPIPGVDVFVLDPALRPVPPKVIGELYVAGAQLARGYVNRPGLTAERFVANPFRSGRRMYRTGDLVRWTDDGALEFLGRADDQVKIRGFRVELGEVEAALARHEEVAHAVAVLREDRPGDARLVGYVLARDTEPDVRRVREFVRQNLPDHMVPAAIVVIDELPLTPNGKVDVAALPEPVYPTGTRRAPRTLREELLCGLFADVLGRDEVGIDDGFFELGGHSLLAVRLSSRARSVLGVELPARLLFATPTVAGLADSLDEVLPGRPALRAGKRPDVLPLSYAQQRLWFLDQWEETGTSYNLPVALRLSGPLDRDALQQAWSDVIDRHESLRTVFVERGDRPAQSVLAPGTFRPVLVHREVPGAELGAAIRTAADQRFDPAAQPPLAAHLFTTGHEEQVLLLVFHHIICDGWSLDPLLRDLSTAYAARTRGETPRWDELPVQYADHALWQRELLGSEDDPDSVLSRQLTHWRERLAGLPVELALPTDRPRPEISDYAGGTADIEWGPDLHRSLLALAREHHCTLFMVLQAACAALLGRLGAGEDIPIGTPVAGRTDDAVDDVVGFFVNTVVLRTDLSADPSFAELLARVRATDLAAYEHQDVPFERLVEELNPPRSPGRHPLFQIMVQLQHAGAGPRFPGLRASDWPVPSTTAKFDLVVDVEERLDQDGAPAGLTGALMYSTALFDASTGERLADGLRRLLTQAAEDPRRPLAEFDVPPVRDGRSDDRRSGDVSADISVGISVGISADDSGDGTARPAPPRAAAPAGTGPRTATEEVLSGLFAQVLGLDSVEVDGNFFALGGHSLLATQLISRVRSTLGLELPVRELFRAPTVAGVAVYLATARPARPALRPAASR